The genomic region CTGCCACATCAGTCCGTACAGTCACGGCAATATCATGAACCATGATCCGGTAAGGGTACGGAAGCTGCTCCTGCACCGGAAGGAAATCAACAAATTGCTCGGCAAGACGCAGCAGAAAGGGTTGACGCTCGTCCCCCTCAGGATTTACTTCACCAAACGCGGCTTTGCCAAGGTCGAGTTGGGATTGGCGAAGGGGAAGAAGCTGCACGACCGCCGCGACTCCCTCAAGGCGCGTGAGGCCGGCCGCGAGGTCGAACGGGCGATCAAAGAGAGAAAATAGATTCGCGATCTTCCCTCCTCTCCTCGTAGCATTCCAGACCCAGCTATCTGACGGTCCTTCAAGTTGCCAATTTAATAGGCTTATTTTGATTTTTATCAGCGCCCAAAGACTAACACTTGACTTAGTTCTAGCTAGAACTATCATAGTGAGTCATGGATGTCATATCGGATGGCGATAGGCTGGAACGCCGACTCGCTCGCGGCATTAATTGACGAGGAGGTGCGAGATGAAGGCACTCTTTCAAACCAGCGAGGACTGGACCGGCATGATCCTCCGGCTGACGTTGGGATTGGTCATATTCCCCCACGGCGCGCAGAAGTTGCTCGGCTGGTACGGCGGGTTCGGATTCTCCGGCACGATGGGGTTCTTCACGGAATCCATGCACTTGCCGTGGATCATCGGTTTCCTCGTCATCATTGGTGAATTCTTCGGCAGCCTCGGATTGCTGGCCGGCCTC from Nitrospira japonica harbors:
- the smpB gene encoding SsrA-binding protein SmpB; translated protein: MGQQDTERAVATNRKAFHNYFIEERFEAGIQLQGTEVKSLREGKVNLLDSYASVKDGEIFLHHCHISPYSHGNIMNHDPVRVRKLLLHRKEINKLLGKTQQKGLTLVPLRIYFTKRGFAKVELGLAKGKKLHDRRDSLKAREAGREVERAIKERK
- a CDS encoding DoxX family protein, whose protein sequence is MKALFQTSEDWTGMILRLTLGLVIFPHGAQKLLGWYGGFGFSGTMGFFTESMHLPWIIGFLVIIGEFFGSLGLLAGLLTRFTAASLSVIMLGAILTTHLPYGFFMNWFGKQQGEGYEYHLLAIGTGLALLVTGGGRWSLDRAIAERV